One Fretibacterium sp. OH1220_COT-178 genomic region harbors:
- a CDS encoding FGGY-family carbohydrate kinase has translation MRYVIALDVGTSGMIAAVYSEIGELCYSSSEEYHNIFPEPLFVEQEPSTWTNSAISLLKKTADFFKSIGAAPLGIALTSQRSSLIPVDKVGSPLCNAIMWQDKRTLQECRFLEEELGLSWLHQKTGLRINPFFVLPKILWLKNHHTAIYRTAHKFLGVQDLLVHHLTGRFVTDWTQASRTMLMSLSTFDWDPELLDLAGIGTERLCTLHPPGSLAGGLLPRVADIVGLPSGLPVAISGGDQQNAAVALGVIKEGVAEANTGTGSFVLSYANAPVFDPNCRIVCQAAAIPGKWVAEAAIFNTGSIYRWFKERFCPDLANTAFAYALMNDEAKTSPAGANGVMLLPHFEGSAAPYWDPLSKGLFFNLSLGSRRADMLRAIMEGISMEIADNLSLIQDLAGPLEEIRVAGGMTRSDLFCEIQANTYNKRLLRHKNSEQSSLGACIVSAPALELHPDIDQAFEQMASKQYDLFEPQSEAASSYSELMGRKKRLYYALRDSNIFSDFAAPITT, from the coding sequence ATGCGCTACGTCATAGCTTTGGATGTCGGAACTTCGGGCATGATCGCAGCCGTATACTCCGAGATCGGCGAGTTATGCTATTCCAGCTCGGAGGAGTATCACAACATATTTCCCGAACCCCTCTTTGTGGAACAGGAACCTTCGACCTGGACAAATTCGGCCATATCGCTTTTGAAAAAAACGGCGGACTTCTTTAAATCGATTGGGGCAGCTCCTCTGGGCATCGCATTGACGTCTCAACGGTCTTCCCTGATCCCGGTCGACAAAGTCGGCAGTCCTTTATGCAACGCCATCATGTGGCAGGATAAGCGTACTCTTCAGGAATGCCGTTTTCTGGAGGAGGAATTGGGGCTTTCCTGGCTGCATCAAAAAACGGGGCTGCGCATCAACCCCTTTTTCGTCCTCCCCAAAATACTCTGGCTTAAAAACCACCATACCGCTATCTACAGGACCGCCCATAAGTTTTTAGGCGTGCAGGATCTTCTGGTGCACCACCTCACGGGGCGTTTTGTCACCGACTGGACTCAGGCCAGCAGAACCATGTTGATGAGTCTATCCACCTTCGACTGGGACCCGGAATTGCTTGATCTGGCTGGGATCGGAACCGAACGCCTTTGCACACTTCATCCTCCCGGCTCTTTGGCAGGAGGATTGCTCCCCCGGGTTGCCGATATCGTCGGACTCCCCTCCGGGCTGCCTGTTGCGATATCGGGCGGCGATCAGCAGAATGCGGCTGTCGCACTTGGCGTTATCAAGGAAGGGGTTGCGGAAGCAAACACCGGGACCGGCTCTTTCGTCCTCTCCTATGCCAACGCCCCCGTTTTCGATCCAAATTGCAGGATCGTCTGCCAGGCGGCCGCAATTCCAGGAAAGTGGGTGGCCGAAGCCGCGATATTCAACACCGGCTCAATATATCGATGGTTCAAGGAACGCTTCTGTCCCGACCTTGCGAATACGGCGTTCGCATACGCCCTGATGAACGATGAGGCAAAGACATCGCCGGCCGGAGCCAATGGCGTGATGCTTCTCCCCCACTTTGAAGGCAGTGCCGCTCCTTACTGGGATCCGCTTTCCAAGGGGTTGTTTTTCAACCTGTCTCTGGGCTCCCGTCGTGCGGATATGCTCCGTGCGATTATGGAGGGGATCTCCATGGAGATAGCCGACAACCTTTCGCTCATTCAAGATCTGGCAGGTCCTTTGGAAGAAATCAGGGTAGCCGGCGGTATGACCCGTAGCGACCTCTTCTGCGAGATACAAGCCAACACTTACAACAAAAGATTGCTTAGGCACAAAAACAGCGAACAATCTTCGTTGGGGGCTTGCATCGTTTCTGCACCGGCACTGGAACTTCACCCTGACATCGATCAAGCCTTCGAGCAGATGGCATCGAAACAATACGACCTTTTTGAACCTCAATCGGAAGCTGCATCGAG